The region CCAGTCACAATCCTTCGCAATATGATTATCTTTCTTGCAAATTTGGCACTTATTAAAGTACTCATCATAACCTTGGAATGGGCGACGGTTGTTTTTGTGTTGCGGCGCTGAGAGTTGTTGTTGTCGCGATGATTGTAGTGGcctccgccaccaccgccgtgcTGGAAgtggccgccaccgccaccgtgctGGAAGTGGCCACCACCTCCGCCACCACCATGCGGATAGGgagcgccaccaccgccgccgccgttctagAAGTGGGCGCCGCCACTGCCGCCTGGACCGCCACGATAGCCCCCACCTCCGCCACCCTTGGGAGGGTTCTGAGAGGGTTTGGGAGGCCCGCGACCGCGATAGGCGGCATTGGCAGAAGACTTGAAGGCGCCGGGACCAGTTCCTTGGAACAGCTCGACGCGCTAATCGAAGTTGGAGATCATGCCAAAGAGCTCGTCGGAGGAGACAGGATCAACGCGTACGTCAAGAGCAGAGATGATAGGCTGATATTCCATGTCGAGACCGGCGATGATGAAAGAGATGAGTTCATCTTCGCCGATTGGTTTTCCTGCAGCCGCGAGTTCGTGAGACAGCGCCCGCATCTGCCGCGCTCGACCTCCAGGGCCTGCGCCGCAGGATGACGAACCTCTTCGCCATCATGTACCGCCACTTCGACGATCAGGTGGCTCTACGGCGGCGTAGCCGGGAAGCCGGAGAGGCGCCCAAGAAGGACGTGTTGGACACGGTCCTCGATAAGGACGGCGAATGGAAGCAGGAGGGGTCTCAGCTAAGCCATGATGTCATGAGAGCACTCCTCTCTGTACGTCCTCGTCTCCTatctcttctctctcctccaaGAATCATGTCACTTCCATTAAGCTAGCTCTAGATAAGTCATGGCCAGATATGTGATTAACCTACTAATATGCATGCTGACCTTCATTAATTATCAGGATTTGTACGGCGCTGGAGCGAGCACGACAGCGGCTCTCATCGAGTGGGGAATGGTGGATCTGCTTCAGAACCCAGAGGTGATGCGCAAGGTCAAGGAGGAGCTCGCTATGGTTCTTGGCGACAAACCGCTCATGGAAGAATCCGACATTGCCCGGCTCCCATACCTCCAAGTCGTCGTCAAAGAGATCCTTCGTCTGCGGATGGTGGTGCCGCTAGTACCTCGCAAAGCGGAGGCTGACATCGAGGTGAATGGTTACAGGATCCCTAAAGGCACCAACGTGATCCTGAACGCATGGGCGATTAACCGGAGCGCCGACGCATGGTGGGATCCGGACAAGTTCGTCCCAGAGAGGTTCATCGGCGGCGAGACCAAGAACTTCCAGCTGGGGCAGGATTTTGACATGATCCCATTCGGTCTTGGCCGACGCATCTGCCCCGGGATGCCGCTTGCACAGAAGCTGATACCCCTGATACTTGGCACGCTTCTCCATCGGTTCGAGTGGGAGCTTCCGGCGGAGGTCAAGGAGGCTGGGATAGACATGACAGAGAAGTGTGGGGTGGTGTTATCTCTAGTCACCTCCCTTACAGCCATACCCAGGGAAATATGACTTACTCTATGACTTACTCCTATATACGGCTCATTTCATCCTGCGTAGTTTTATACCTCTATCTTATATGAGAGATCTGTAAGGACCTTATATTAAATAAATACCATTAAGCCCGGAAACACAGCGCAGTTGAGAGCATTACATCCGTTGTGGGTATGAGTGTGTGTTTATTTCTTATTTACTATATTTACAATGTAATATCATCCAAAATTTTAAAACTTCTTTtcttctatcaatgcaatgatacgcaagTCTTTTGcgtattcatgatttttttaagttAACTCCTATATTTTACATTCATTTTTTTTGCAAGTATCTTGTTTGCACTTTGGTCATTTTGATCTGACGGCATTATTGTCACCTATTTTATTGATTTGCCTGCCAAAATTTACTTCCCTCCGTTCTTTTTTTTACAGGCCATATATTAAAGTTGACCAATTCTTACAAAAGATCATTCTTACTGAAACTAAAAATTATACATCATTCTTTGAAAAAAGGGACCATCTATACTACGGTTAATTAAAATTACTTTTATTCGCAAAAAACACTAAAATTACTTTATGTTTCAGTCATTTTTTTAGAAAGTGTGCAAGCATTACTATACCAAGTAAAGGATACAACACGCAAGCAGACACCACCGCTAGAGACTTTGAGAGACAGGTCACCAGTTCAGGCGCAAACACAAAAAGGACTCCACAGAAAAGACAATTACAAGAAGGGAAGCCCTCGGGGATCCCAACCTCCACCAACGTCCAAAGCAAATGCCATCGTCCCTTTGCAGCGCTATCAAACGCCCGCCGGGAAGGATGAAAACGCACCGcctgttttttcttttttgtaaatgTACTAACACtattgtaggatgctgctaacgcgacactacgatcagagacccttcgaaaaactgtgtgcgatgcaataatcgtaaacggtggtgtaagaaaactgttaaaaatgtgcaaaacatttgtgatgacggatacatcaaacacggttcacattttagttgcgtgtgcgatgtagggtatacggttcagttcaattaactgtttgcgatgaggaggaacaaaagaaaggggcagccagatgaaggcgtgtgcgatacacaacatatggttcactcgatgaactgtttgtgattagacaACACAAAAAAACGGTCagacagatcaaggtgtgtgcgatatacagcatgcggttcactcggatgaactgtttgcattgacacaagaaaacagaaacggttcaatataacaagatgtgtgtgatacgcgtcaaacaggtctgtaatcagaaatgtctgtgaagaccgataataacacagacgattgcttctaataagacgtatgtgatatgctctgtccacACATGTATTGGACATTGGGGGACGGACGGTCATCCGGATAcgtcataaggatgcgaagaggcatcctatacgcCTAAACACCCAAAACATAACATTTGACCTATAGCATCTCTCTGTTGATCACACTTAGTtgatcaagtttactgcagtaaacttcaaagGTTGATTACCATTTAACCAGAGCATTTTTAACCAAGTTACCACCGCAGTTGAGACCTACCCAGGAAGGACTAAACCCTAGACATTGTTTGGCATCGCTTGTGACACTGTGTGCACCAGTGCGCGCGGTGACCGCCTCTCTGGCATGCCATGGACGCGAGCTGGGtggcttcttgctcgggcccctccgcCTC is a window of Triticum dicoccoides isolate Atlit2015 ecotype Zavitan chromosome 2B, WEW_v2.0, whole genome shotgun sequence DNA encoding:
- the LOC119361271 gene encoding cytochrome P450 76T24-like, producing MIVVASATTAVLEVAATATVLEVATTSATTMRIGSATTAAAVLEVGAATAAWTATIAPTSATLGRVLRGFGRPATAIGGIGRRLEGAGTSSLEQLDALIEVGDHAKELVGGDRINAYVKSRDDRLIFHPRVRETAPASAALDLQGLRRRMTNLFAIMYRHFDDQVALRRRSREAGEAPKKDVLDTVLDKDGEWKQEGSQLSHDVMRALLSDLYGAGASTTAALIEWGMVDLLQNPEVMRKVKEELAMVLGDKPLMEESDIARLPYLQVVVKEILRLRMVVPLVPRKAEADIEVNGYRIPKGTNVILNAWAINRSADAWWDPDKFVPERFIGGETKNFQLGQDFDMIPFGLGRRICPGMPLAQKLIPLILGTLLHRFEWELPAEVKEAGIDMTEKCGVVLSLVTSLTAIPREI